A window of Candidatus Hydrogenedentota bacterium genomic DNA:
AGCAGGAACATGGTGGGCAGCATGGTGGGCTTCCTGTTCAAGGAAAGCACTTCCCTCCATGAATTGATGCAGCTCACCTCCTACGACTACTACACGTACACCCACAGCGTGAATGTCTTCGTCTACAGCGTCTCACTCGCCAATCGCTTGGGCTTCACGGGGCCGGAAGTGAACGAATTTGGCCACGGTGCTCTATTGCACGATATCGGAAAACGAAAGATTGACGCGGACATCACCAATTCCCGAGGCAAGCTGACCGAAGAACAATGGGAGCAGATGCGCATGCATCCGGTCCACGGCTACGAGATTCTGAAGGCCCAGGGCGAGACCAGCGCCATCGCCCTGGATGTGACGCGCCACCATCATGAGAAATTGAACGGTCGGGGCTATCCTGACGGACTGGCGGGCGACGAGATATCCCCCTGGGCTCGAATCTCAACCATCGCGGATATTTTCGACGCGCTGACCACAAAACGATCCTATAAAGACGCCATGGACACCTTTTTCGCGCTCCAGTT
This region includes:
- a CDS encoding HD domain-containing protein gives rise to the protein MSLLSNTVQNAPVGYFPIRIDALQNDLATGFSLYLQPQPGRAPVLYRDPSLPFTEEIRRRLQANQVEELLVQRSDRQAWLSYTEKILPEYLSDSSHTVNERATLLYESAQGLVQEILQKPDMGEMVQQSRNMVGSMVGFLFKESTSLHELMQLTSYDYYTYTHSVNVFVYSVSLANRLGFTGPEVNEFGHGALLHDIGKRKIDADITNSRGKLTEEQWEQMRMHPVHGYEILKAQGETSAIALDVTRHHHEKLNGRGYPDGLAGDEISPWARISTIADIFDALTTKRSYKDAMDTFFALQFMKEKMWDELDHGYFMAFVSMMAKPK